One window from the genome of Anguilla rostrata isolate EN2019 chromosome 5, ASM1855537v3, whole genome shotgun sequence encodes:
- the mttp gene encoding microsomal triglyceride transfer protein large subunit has translation MLKLSLILLCALSSSVSVPAKGGPRLAGGQLYKFGYSTEVLLDRARGRAGGSAGGSAGYRISSAVDISLAWRNPGSKDDQLLRVAISDVKIENATPRPDEDNIFLDTPTQRILGTANLEALERPFLVHLKLGKVKGLYSYQKELTAIRNLKRGVASLLQLQLTSGKTQEVDASGRCMVEYTAGKDHVTRVKAVDTCKTLETGFTTHSQVLGVSGKSSSITEFTLEDGFVKTAVSEEMHVLSVNARHSAAAKVVSRQTLTLVSKEAGPQEAAGQDVPSVVQSLDGEFVSVSVLPERVKTKCKTCPTLWEHWQAVHKQLEPEGLSKAAATRNFLSLIHSVRKSTKEDILKVMKNCSKTALPQMVDVVTSAQTPASLDAVLSFLNFSDAGGLVLQERFLYACGFSSHPNQSMLQALLDLWKGKIGSTEIRESVMIIMGALVRKLCQKGGCELPAVLEVKKLLLEGPGSSEEEEKVQMYLLALKNAMLPEAVPLLTQFSESEVGALSTIAITALQRYDRALITDEVKQTLNRVYHQNRRIYEKNVRAAAADVIFSSDPSYMEVKNLLLSIGDLPHEMNKYMLSKVHDILRFEMPASAMVRRVMKDMISHNYDRFSKVGSSSAYSGFMARAEDVTSTYSLDILYSGSGILRRSNMNIHAFSQGAHLHGLQVAIEAQGLESLIGATADEGEEDLESFAGMSAVLFDVQLRPVTFFKGYSDLMSKMFSLSSDPMNVVKGLILLTDHSQVIRLQSGLKASVEFQGGLAIDISGGMEFSLWYRESKTSVNNRGALVVVGSVAVDMDLMRAAVEVSFETEASLDFITTVQFSEYPFLVCMQMDKATFPLREFVVKQESLWTGKTFASRRGRKELVPGSEFPLHQENSNMCKRVFDESW, from the exons ATGTTAAAGCTAAGCTTAATTTTACTCTGCGCTCTTTCATCGTCTGTGTCTGTCCCCGCTAAAG GGGGGCCCAGACTGGCCGGCGGACAGCTGTACAAATTCGGCTATTCCACGGAGGTGCTGCTGGACCgggcgcgggggcgggcggggggctcGGCGGGGGGCAGCGCGGGCTACAGGATCTCCTCCGCCGTGGACATCAGCTTAGCGTGGAGAAACCCGGGCAGCAAGGACGACCAGCTGCTCCGCGTGGCG ATCAGCGACGTGAAGATAGAGAATGCCACTCCACGCCCGGACGAGGACAACATCTTCCTGGACACCCCGAcgcaaaggattctgggaacaGCGAACCTGGAAGCCTTGGAGAGGCCGTTCCTGGTGCACTTGAAGCTGGGGAAG GTGAAAGGTCTGTACTCCTACCAGAAGGAGCTCACCGCCATCAGGAACCTGAagaggggcgtggccagtctactgcagctgcagctgactTCTGGGAAAACGCAGGAG GTGGACGCGTCCGGCAGGTGCATGGTGGAGTACACAGCCGGGAAGGATCATGTGACCCGGGTCAAGGCGGTGGACACCTGTAAGACGCTGGAGACGGGTTTCACCACCCACAGTCAG GTCCTGGGTGTTTCTGGAAAGTCATCGTCCATCACAGAGTTCACCCTGGAGGACGGCTTCGTCAAGACGGCCGTTTCCGAGGAGATGCACGTGCTGTCCGTCAACGCTCGCCACTCTGCCGCCGCCAAGGTCGTGTCCAG gcaaACTCTGACCCTGGTGAGCAAAGAGGCGGGACCCCAGGAAGCCGCTGGACAGGACGTCCCCTCGGTCGTCCAATCGCTGGACGGCGAGTTTGTCTCCGTCTCCGTTTTGCCAGAGAGGGTCAAGACCAAGTGCAAGACCTGCCCAACG CTCTGGGAGCACTGGCAGGCCGTGCACAAGCAGTTGGAGCCGGAGGGCCTGTCCAAGGCCGCCGCCACCCGCAACTTCCTGTCCCTCATCCACAGCGTCAGGAAGTCCACCAAGGAGGACATCCTCAAAGTGATGAAGAACTGCAGCAAGACTGCCCT gcctCAGATGGTGGACGTGGTGACCTCAGCGCAGACCCCCGCCTCTCTGGACGCCGTGCTCTCCTTCCTGAACTTCTCTGACGCGGGCGGGCTGGTGCTGCAGGAGCGCTTCCTGTATGCCTGCGGCTTCTCCTCGCACCCCAACCAGAGCATGCTGCAGGCCCTGCTG gACCTGTGGAAGGGGAAGATCGGCAGCACAGAGATCCGGGAGTCGGTCATGATCATCATGGGCGCCCTGGTGCGCAAGCTCTGCCAGAAGGGGGGCTGTGAGCTGCCG GCGGTGCTGGAGGTGAagaagctgctgctggaggggCCGGGcagcagtgaggaagaggagaaggtgCAGATGTACCTGTTGGCGCTGAAGAACGCCATGCTGCCCGAGGCCGTCCCGCTGCTCACGCAGTTCTCTGAGTCTGAGGTGGGGGCCCTCAGCACCATCGCCATCACCGCCCTGCAGCGCTACGACCGCGCCCTCATTACTGACGAG gTGAAGCAGACGCTGAACAGGGTCTACCACCAGAACCGGCGCATTTACGAGAAGAACGTGCGGGCGGCGGCCGCCGATGTCATCTTCAGCAGCGACCCGTCCTACATGGAGGTGAAGAACCTGCTGCTGTCCATCGGAGACCTGCCCCACGAGATGAACAAGTACATGCTCTCCAAGGTCCACGACATCCTTCGCTTCGAGATGCCCGCCAG TGCCATGGTCCGGCGGGTGATGAAGGACATGATCTCTCACAACTACGACCGCTTCTCCAAAGTGGGCTCCTCCTCCGCGTACTCCGGATTCATGGCAC GTGCGGAGGACGTCACCTCCACCTACAGCCTGGACATCCTGTACTCGGGCTCCGGGATCCTGCGCCGCAGCAACATGAACATCCACGCCTTCAGCCAGGGGGCGCACCTGCACGGCCTGCAG GTGGCGATCGAGGCGCAGGGTCTGGAGTCGCTGATCGGCGCCACGGCGGATGAGGGCGAGGAGGACCTGGAGAGCTTCGCGGGGATGTCCGCCGTGCTCTTCGACGTCCAGCTCCGCCCCGTCACCTTCTTCAAGGGCTACAGCGACCTCATGTCCAAAATGTTCTCCCTCTCCTCGGACCCCATGAACGTGGTCAAGGGCCTGATCCTGCTGACCGACCACTCCCAG gtgATTCGGTTGCAGTCGGGGCTCAAGGCCAGTGTGGAGTTCCAGGGCGGCCTGGCCATCGATATCTCAGGTGGAATGGAGTTCAGCCTGTGGTACAGGGAGTCCAAGACCAGCGTCAACAACAG GGGCgccctggtggtggtggggagtgTTGCCGTGGATATGGACCTGATGCGGGCGGCGGTGGAGGTGAGCTTCGAGACGGAGGCCTCGCTGGACTTCATCACCACTGTGCAGTTCTCCGAGTACCCCTTCCTGGTCTGCATGCAGATGGACAAGGCCACCTTCCCCCTCAG GGAGTTTGTGGTGAAGCAGGAGAGCCTGTGGACGGGGAAGACCTTCGCCTCCCGCCGGGGCCGGAAGGAGCTGGTGCCCGGCTCCGAGTTCCCGCTGCACCAGGAGAACTCCAACATGTGCAAGAGGGTGTTCGACGAGTCCTGGTAg